The Flavobacterium sp. K5-23 genome segment AGCGCAATATTCTTGCTTGCCTAATAATGACGGTGGTGTTGTAGATGATTTGATTATCTATAAAATCAAAGAAGAGCAGTATTTATTAGTTGTAAATGCTTCGAATATTGAAAAAGACTGGAACTGGATTTCATCTCATAATGACTTAGGAGTGGATATGAAAGACCTTTCGGAAGATTATTCATTGCTTGCTATTCAAGGGCCAAAAGCGGTTGAAGCGATGCAATCATTGTCTTCAATAGATTTGTCTGCTATTAAGTACTACCATTTTGAAGTGGCTGATTTTGCAGGAATCGAGCATGTTATCATCTCTGCAACGGGTTATACCGGTTCAGGAGGTTTTGAGATATATTGTAAAAATAGCGAAGTGGAGCAAATTTGGACTAAAGTTTTTGAAGCTGGAGCAGCTTTTGGAATTAAACCAATTGGATTAGCGGCACGTGATACTTTGCGTTTAGAAATGGGATTCTGTTTGTACGGAAACGACATCAGCGATACTACTTCTCCCCTTGAAGCTGGATTAGGATGGATTACTAAATTCACAAAAGAGTTTACCAATTCAGAGAACTTGAAAAAACAAAAAGAGGAAGGCGTTACTAGAAAACTGGTAGCTTTTGAAATGCAAGAACGTGCAGTACCAAGACACGACTACGAAATTGTAGACGGAACTGGAGCAGTAATTGGAATTGTAACATCTGGAACGATGTCTCCTTCCATGAATAAAGGTATTGGATTGGGTTATGTAACTGTTGCTAATAGCGCAGTGGACAACGATATCTTCATTAGAATTCGTAAAAATGATGTTCCTGCGAAAGTGGTAAAATTACCTTTCTACAAGAAATAAGAGGGTTTTTAGTCAAAAATTATGACTTTATTGGGCTTCTTTTTTAAAAAAATAGCCTAAATTTAAGTGTAATTTATGCCATAAGAACCTATGGGAAAGTCTGCACTGATATTGTTTTTCACAACATTTTCACTTTTTGCTCAAAATGATGTAAAAACATGTGAAATACTTTCTAAAATAAACACGTTAATTTTACGTGAACACATCCAACCTAAACCGATAGACGACAGCCTATCGGTTTTTGTTTTTGATAGCTTTATGGATGAACTCGATCCTTCCCGAAATATTTT includes the following:
- the gcvT gene encoding glycine cleavage system aminomethyltransferase GcvT; the protein is MKNTALTHIHESLGAKMLPFAGYNMPILYEGVNAEHETVRNAVGVFDVSHMGEFLLSGPNALALIQKVTSNDASVLTVGRAQYSCLPNNDGGVVDDLIIYKIKEEQYLLVVNASNIEKDWNWISSHNDLGVDMKDLSEDYSLLAIQGPKAVEAMQSLSSIDLSAIKYYHFEVADFAGIEHVIISATGYTGSGGFEIYCKNSEVEQIWTKVFEAGAAFGIKPIGLAARDTLRLEMGFCLYGNDISDTTSPLEAGLGWITKFTKEFTNSENLKKQKEEGVTRKLVAFEMQERAVPRHDYEIVDGTGAVIGIVTSGTMSPSMNKGIGLGYVTVANSAVDNDIFIRIRKNDVPAKVVKLPFYKK